From a single Leptospira levettii genomic region:
- a CDS encoding slr1659 superfamily regulator, with the protein MEIKDLDYNIQYDEATKTVKFTGSIRLQNLPAYEPIKLFLRDVAKQCQGALLTMDFRELQFVNSSGITTLSMFIIDSRKSATYQIKIQGSLNVSWQSKSLSNFKKLWDQVVLEIS; encoded by the coding sequence ATGGAAATCAAAGACTTAGATTACAATATTCAATACGACGAAGCCACTAAGACTGTCAAATTCACTGGATCCATCCGCTTGCAGAACTTACCCGCTTATGAACCAATCAAATTATTTTTAAGAGATGTTGCCAAACAATGCCAAGGGGCACTACTCACGATGGACTTTCGTGAACTCCAATTTGTGAACAGTTCGGGGATCACAACCCTTTCCATGTTCATTATTGATTCTAGAAAAAGTGCTACTTACCAAATCAAAATCCAAGGATCACTCAACGTTTCTTGGCAGTCAAAATCTCTTTCTAACTTCAAAAAACTTTGGGACCAAGTGGTTTTGGAAATTTCCTAA
- a CDS encoding PP2C family protein-serine/threonine phosphatase: protein MVIFATLGLLSGRPPVEFYYQISAILVLLCYNFVVLYSLKKSGKYLNIFKFSSSFLEITLLTFVTGYTAYSQKNPSLVYAAPMIYVFFILIALASIRNNTKTIIFAVVVLIVEYASLTIYFYPEMTDLNAKLIELSQYLKPNFLEENSSFFLVSAVPMGIFLILLYMIVTGGLILYAILNTSRTTQEQADLIFNTEKQAILEENMRLGMELDVARQIQAMVLPRNEELKQIGELEISARMDSANEVGGDYYDVVHHEDGTVYIGIGDVTDHGLASGVVMLMTQSAFITTLRSKVISLRESLRSINSILFSNIHMRMNDIRNLTLSLFSYKNGVFTTAGQHETIMVYRHATKKTEIIDTVDNGMLVGLTESIDEFIHEKPIPLQPKDIILLYTDGATEAENPKREQFGSHRLIESLEKHADLPSTDEILAAIFQDIYVFIDGMDVYDDITIMIMRKRG, encoded by the coding sequence TTGGTTATCTTTGCCACTCTCGGACTCCTATCGGGTCGTCCTCCTGTAGAGTTTTATTACCAAATCTCTGCCATCTTAGTTTTACTCTGTTACAACTTCGTAGTTTTATATTCATTAAAGAAGTCGGGTAAATATCTCAATATATTTAAATTCTCTTCTTCTTTTTTAGAGATCACCCTCCTTACATTTGTTACAGGGTATACGGCTTACTCCCAAAAAAACCCAAGTCTTGTGTATGCAGCACCGATGATTTATGTCTTCTTCATCCTCATCGCTCTTGCATCCATACGTAATAATACTAAGACTATCATTTTTGCAGTGGTTGTACTCATCGTTGAGTATGCATCACTCACCATTTATTTTTATCCTGAGATGACAGACCTCAATGCAAAACTCATTGAGTTGTCACAGTATCTCAAACCAAACTTCTTAGAAGAAAATAGTTCCTTCTTTCTTGTCAGTGCTGTGCCGATGGGAATTTTTCTCATCTTACTTTATATGATCGTAACAGGTGGTTTGATTTTATATGCCATCCTCAATACCTCACGCACCACTCAAGAACAAGCTGACTTAATTTTTAATACAGAAAAACAAGCCATCCTCGAAGAGAACATGCGCCTCGGTATGGAATTAGACGTAGCAAGGCAAATCCAAGCCATGGTACTTCCCCGCAATGAGGAATTAAAACAAATTGGTGAGTTAGAAATTTCAGCTCGGATGGACTCTGCAAACGAAGTGGGGGGAGACTATTATGATGTGGTCCACCATGAAGACGGAACAGTTTACATTGGTATCGGAGACGTAACAGACCACGGTCTTGCTTCTGGTGTTGTGATGCTCATGACACAGTCAGCATTTATCACAACATTACGATCCAAAGTCATTTCCTTACGGGAATCACTCCGTTCCATCAACTCCATTTTGTTTTCGAACATCCACATGAGGATGAATGACATCCGAAACCTAACACTCTCCCTGTTTTCCTACAAAAATGGAGTGTTTACAACAGCTGGACAACACGAAACCATTATGGTTTACCGCCATGCTACGAAAAAAACAGAAATCATCGATACAGTCGATAATGGAATGTTAGTTGGTCTCACAGAATCCATTGATGAATTCATTCATGAAAAGCCCATTCCTTTACAACCAAAGGATATCATCTTACTTTACACAGATGGAGCAACAGAGGCAGAAAATCCAAAACGGGAGCAGTTCGGATCCCATCGATTGATTGAATCCTTGGAAAAACATGCGGACCTTCCATCAACTGATGAAATTTTAGCAGCGATCTTCCAAGACATCTATGTATTCATTGATGGAATGGATGTGTACGATGACATCACTATCATGATCATGAGGAAACGAGGCTAG
- a CDS encoding GNAT family N-acetyltransferase, whose translation MSHIKVHLATTEEDRNKIYHLRYDIYVQEMNRVQEYADHTTKMIKEPFDETGHLFLAETEEGEIIGTVRINFRRDGSLECEDLYEMDLFRPFYPDQVSMSTKLMVKREYRHTAAASMLCMKIYEHARENGIVIDFIDTNPHLVRLYNQVGYRMYKKNIHHPEYGIVIPMVFLLDDNEYLKQIHSPFLRLAKRFPAGTELAHLFETKFPEYKDIRPLFSMEGDEVWQNIVHDMMLPPSQFLSFLRGFTEEESKKLLSMLDLIDYEDGDVVFHQNQESQGLFCVLDGSVEVVVNREDGVRSTISILNQGEIFGELGFVAKSNRNADIIVRDHAKLLILTPNEFQKLEIQSPTLAVKLLTNLFVILAQRFNEMSRRMLEFRRLYEMGGSSR comes from the coding sequence ATGAGTCATATCAAAGTCCATTTGGCAACAACGGAAGAAGATCGTAATAAAATTTACCACCTCCGCTACGATATATATGTTCAAGAAATGAACAGGGTCCAGGAATACGCCGACCATACCACGAAAATGATCAAAGAACCGTTTGATGAAACGGGCCACCTTTTCCTCGCAGAAACGGAAGAGGGAGAGATCATTGGAACCGTTCGTATCAACTTCCGCAGGGATGGAAGTTTGGAATGTGAAGACTTATACGAAATGGATCTTTTCCGCCCCTTTTACCCAGACCAAGTTTCTATGTCGACCAAACTCATGGTGAAACGCGAATATCGTCACACGGCAGCCGCGAGTATGTTATGTATGAAGATTTATGAACATGCTAGGGAAAATGGGATTGTCATCGATTTTATAGATACCAATCCACATTTGGTGCGATTGTACAACCAAGTTGGATATAGGATGTACAAAAAAAACATCCACCACCCTGAATATGGAATTGTGATTCCCATGGTATTCTTGTTAGACGACAATGAATATCTAAAACAAATCCATTCACCTTTTCTCCGTTTGGCGAAGAGATTTCCTGCTGGAACAGAACTTGCTCATTTGTTTGAGACTAAGTTCCCCGAATACAAAGACATTCGACCTCTCTTTTCTATGGAAGGAGATGAGGTTTGGCAAAATATCGTACATGATATGATGCTTCCACCGAGCCAGTTTCTTTCGTTTTTACGAGGGTTTACGGAGGAAGAATCGAAAAAACTACTCTCTATGCTCGATCTCATAGACTATGAAGATGGTGATGTTGTGTTCCACCAAAACCAAGAAAGCCAAGGTTTGTTTTGTGTATTGGATGGAAGTGTAGAAGTTGTGGTAAACCGAGAAGATGGAGTCAGGTCAACTATCTCGATCTTAAACCAAGGAGAGATCTTTGGGGAACTTGGTTTTGTCGCGAAGTCCAATCGGAATGCTGATATCATCGTCAGAGATCATGCAAAATTACTCATCCTCACTCCCAATGAATTTCAGAAATTGGAAATCCAAAGTCCTACGTTAGCAGTAAAATTACTCACGAATCTGTTTGTGATCTTAGCGCAGAGGTTCAATGAAATGTCCCGCCGCATGCTCGAATTTAGAAGGTTGTACGAGATGGGCGGAAGTTCGAGGTAA
- a CDS encoding zinc-dependent alcohol dehydrogenase, whose amino-acid sequence MLRLVFRKKGILEWEEVETPTINGENQALVEPIAIARCDLDLPIVRGETLFRAPFPVGHEFVGRIKSLSDELYGQFQIGSVVAIPFQISCGTCPSCLSIHTNSCESVPYTSAYGMPPGAHNVGGAISELIKVPYAKQMLLPMDPKINPVGIASLSDNIAEVWKLAGRFLERKKDPKTLVVGGNAGSIGLYTALYLHQTKKAEVLYVDTDRSRIELATSLGIPVTHVTTFPKPSEKYDLVCDASATKEGWEFATRSMGKNAILSSASIFWTNRFEIPYLEMYNQGAEIHIGRVESLDSMKALYPEIQNGMFTPEKIVTKTVSFAEAKEAWLEESIKLVVTR is encoded by the coding sequence ATGTTACGACTCGTCTTTCGGAAAAAAGGGATCCTTGAATGGGAAGAAGTAGAAACTCCTACCATTAACGGTGAAAACCAAGCACTTGTGGAACCCATCGCAATTGCTCGTTGTGATTTGGATTTACCCATCGTACGAGGAGAAACATTATTCCGCGCACCATTCCCCGTAGGACACGAGTTTGTTGGACGTATCAAATCTTTATCGGACGAACTTTATGGACAGTTCCAAATTGGATCAGTGGTTGCGATTCCTTTTCAAATCTCTTGTGGGACATGTCCATCGTGTTTATCAATTCATACGAATTCTTGTGAATCAGTGCCTTATACTTCAGCTTATGGAATGCCACCTGGTGCTCACAATGTAGGTGGTGCAATATCAGAACTCATCAAGGTTCCTTACGCAAAACAAATGTTACTTCCTATGGATCCTAAAATTAATCCGGTTGGCATTGCGAGTCTCAGTGATAATATTGCCGAAGTTTGGAAGTTGGCAGGTCGATTTTTAGAACGAAAAAAAGATCCTAAAACACTCGTCGTGGGTGGAAACGCAGGTAGTATTGGACTTTACACAGCTCTTTACCTCCACCAAACAAAAAAAGCGGAAGTGCTCTATGTGGACACTGACCGCAGTAGAATCGAACTTGCTACATCACTTGGAATCCCAGTGACCCATGTAACAACATTCCCAAAACCAAGTGAGAAGTATGATTTGGTTTGTGATGCTTCTGCCACAAAAGAAGGTTGGGAATTTGCCACTCGTTCCATGGGAAAAAATGCCATCCTCAGTTCGGCATCAATTTTTTGGACCAATCGATTTGAAATTCCCTATTTGGAGATGTACAACCAAGGTGCGGAAATCCATATCGGAAGAGTGGAATCACTCGATTCCATGAAAGCACTTTACCCCGAAATCCAAAATGGAATGTTTACACCTGAAAAAATTGTCACAAAAACTGTTTCCTTTGCAGAAGCGAAAGAAGCATGGTTAGAAGAATCTATCAAGCTGGTGGTAACTCGTTGA
- a CDS encoding adenylate/guanylate cyclase domain-containing protein: MDNEKVLEEERAKYAELEVLYQNIIDHSTEIENELLENNKKIQMYLDRMRRYLSPQLYEMITGAEVETSISHQRRKLTIFFSDIVGFTTITDSIEPEILSDCLNQYLDVMSSIAIKYGGTIDKFIGDAIMIFFGAPTFENDKAHALNCVKMAIEMRDSLPALDEYWRKSGINHNLTCRIGINTGYVTVGNFGTNERMDYTIIGGPVNVASRLEHASDAGEILISNATKSLIDEYIDTIPKGEIVVKGVHTPIETFQVIGLKDEKDKKDNPFLKFDGKGFLLKPLHFDKLSTNPEERRLMQNALEKALAALK, encoded by the coding sequence ATGGACAATGAAAAAGTTTTGGAAGAGGAACGAGCCAAATATGCAGAGTTGGAAGTTCTCTACCAAAACATCATTGATCATTCTACAGAAATCGAAAACGAACTCTTAGAAAATAACAAAAAGATCCAAATGTATTTGGATCGTATGCGACGTTACCTCTCCCCTCAATTGTATGAGATGATCACAGGGGCAGAAGTGGAAACATCGATTTCCCACCAAAGGCGAAAACTCACCATCTTCTTCTCTGACATTGTTGGTTTTACTACGATCACAGATTCAATTGAACCAGAAATCCTATCCGATTGCCTCAACCAATACTTAGATGTAATGTCAAGCATCGCCATTAAATATGGTGGGACCATCGACAAATTCATTGGTGATGCCATTATGATTTTTTTCGGGGCGCCAACATTCGAAAACGACAAAGCACATGCATTAAACTGTGTCAAAATGGCAATTGAAATGCGTGATAGTTTGCCTGCGTTAGACGAGTATTGGAGAAAATCAGGTATCAACCACAACCTAACTTGTAGAATCGGAATCAATACAGGTTATGTGACGGTTGGTAATTTTGGAACCAACGAACGAATGGATTACACCATCATTGGTGGTCCAGTGAATGTTGCCTCTCGTTTGGAACATGCTTCCGATGCAGGAGAAATTTTGATTTCAAATGCAACCAAATCCTTGATAGACGAATACATTGATACCATTCCCAAGGGAGAAATTGTTGTAAAGGGTGTACACACTCCCATTGAAACGTTTCAGGTGATTGGACTCAAAGATGAAAAAGATAAAAAAGACAATCCATTCTTAAAATTTGATGGGAAAGGTTTTCTTCTCAAACCTTTACACTTTGACAAACTCAGCACAAACCCCGAAGAACGCCGATTAATGCAAAATGCATTAGAAAAAGCGCTTGCGGCATTAAAGTAA
- a CDS encoding TetR/AcrR family transcriptional regulator, with protein sequence MKPLKKQTTPKKTKTTTPKPSGNQSAGYHHGNLREEVLEHSRKVLEKTGVSSLSLRDIASDLGVSHTAPYRHFPKKMDLLQALVAEGFRELADAMKRAWDSSEDPLMKVRKAGEEYIYLLLNNPRRTELMFGGEIYVSGDPLSNDLRECGDEAYMGMFRIVEYGQNQLVLKKSVPTATLMMSFWSGVHGFAVLNERKWKSIQSSLEEKKSFQKEVLQILEIMIEGTRL encoded by the coding sequence ATGAAACCATTGAAAAAACAAACAACACCCAAAAAAACGAAAACTACCACACCAAAACCATCTGGTAATCAATCAGCAGGGTACCACCACGGGAATTTACGAGAAGAAGTATTGGAACACTCACGTAAGGTATTGGAAAAAACAGGTGTTTCGTCCCTGAGTCTTCGGGACATCGCTTCCGACTTAGGCGTGAGTCATACGGCCCCCTACAGGCATTTTCCCAAAAAAATGGACCTACTCCAAGCATTAGTTGCTGAAGGATTTCGGGAACTGGCAGATGCGATGAAACGCGCTTGGGACAGTTCGGAAGATCCATTAATGAAAGTCCGTAAAGCCGGAGAAGAATACATTTACTTATTACTCAATAATCCACGTAGAACAGAACTTATGTTTGGTGGTGAAATTTATGTTTCTGGTGATCCATTGTCCAATGATTTAAGAGAATGTGGAGATGAAGCATACATGGGTATGTTTCGGATTGTTGAATATGGACAAAACCAATTGGTCTTAAAAAAATCAGTACCAACTGCAACACTCATGATGAGTTTTTGGAGTGGTGTCCATGGATTTGCCGTACTCAATGAACGAAAATGGAAATCGATCCAATCTTCTCTGGAAGAAAAAAAATCCTTTCAAAAGGAAGTTTTACAGATTTTGGAAATTATGATTGAAGGGACACGTCTGTAA
- a CDS encoding DUF4846 domain-containing protein, translating to MKLEFGLKFNLDLRCGICFLIPFLLVSPIFSESIQERFTPPNGYSRLTYPKESFSTYLQNFPLKPKGSPVLLYNGSKKQNQVHEAVLDFPLLKSDLIQCADAVMKLRAEYLYSRKEWGKITFSISNGMLVPFSRFAKGDRVVVKGNKTTWKEGIAKKGTNREVFETYLQFIYSYAGTISLKSELKKKQLQDLEPGDVWIQAGSPGHVVMVVDKAQSKDGNTLFLLAQSYMPSQEMHILKNDTTYSPWFTLPQGEFFPTPEWEFMTNAFYGFRK from the coding sequence TTGAAATTGGAATTTGGACTAAAATTCAATTTAGATTTGCGATGCGGAATTTGTTTCCTTATCCCTTTTCTTTTAGTTTCACCAATTTTTTCCGAATCCATACAAGAACGATTCACACCACCTAACGGATACAGTCGACTTACTTACCCTAAAGAAAGTTTTTCTACTTACTTACAAAACTTTCCTTTAAAACCAAAAGGAAGCCCCGTGCTTTTGTACAATGGAAGTAAAAAACAAAACCAAGTCCATGAAGCTGTGTTAGATTTTCCATTACTGAAATCAGACCTCATCCAATGTGCAGATGCGGTCATGAAACTTCGTGCAGAGTATCTATATTCGCGAAAGGAATGGGGAAAAATCACATTTTCCATCAGCAATGGAATGTTAGTTCCCTTTTCTCGATTTGCGAAAGGGGATAGAGTGGTTGTGAAGGGAAATAAAACAACTTGGAAAGAAGGGATCGCAAAAAAAGGAACAAACCGCGAAGTATTCGAAACTTATTTACAATTTATTTATAGTTATGCGGGAACCATCTCACTCAAATCAGAACTTAAGAAAAAACAACTACAAGATTTGGAACCAGGGGATGTATGGATCCAAGCAGGTTCCCCCGGGCATGTTGTGATGGTTGTAGACAAAGCCCAATCAAAGGATGGTAACACCTTATTTCTGTTAGCACAAAGTTATATGCCTTCCCAAGAAATGCATATCTTGAAAAATGATACAACCTACTCTCCTTGGTTTACCTTACCACAAGGAGAATTTTTTCCAACACCTGAATGGGAGTTTATGACGAACGCTTTTTACGGTTTTCGTAAATAA
- a CDS encoding ankyrin repeat domain-containing protein, translated as MKTILSCSNCLSGHSISSSKLEGKKGKYRCKKCSIWNHFDFRKNLTGERSDSLVLFDLNFIGQIPNHTLQGQIFGRYTTNFVSEWSNEELVFLKDEEGNDDDVRISISGLPEIVRLKNFDYDITTTTPSKTLSIIINHNVNTSPVRLSLTVEDYDHALVNGKLYLAISDEWNTFLHGSFTATHIYKIEFDEYGVANKELPDFITSYLSSKIYALSGNILLLQKHYPSLTENEKNELFTLVMYHWPENQTTVSEVHFKEANIQAKFQLTQRKLNETFIFLISNQLKPNANHWHIIHDVVCHSESEPIFIPILKSKFPEEYHQNLGNQLETKNEDKTLDWLDEDDVYLLDSFVRTVGSLDYIIKDSIRNPLGFTLLQEAFVRSKFKSCMRLLERGANPNILDANGESAIFKLCQDNKLRLQEKTALMDELIKRGAQVNLQSVNGMSPLHWCSVFGEPSLAKRLIQAGVDIHITDQIGSTALHEACKFGNSSVLALLLESGAKANGKTLEEKTGRDLAFENLEIAELESDEEKKSRYQRVLSLLDVYGG; from the coding sequence ATGAAAACGATTTTATCCTGCTCCAATTGTCTCAGTGGTCATTCCATTTCCTCATCCAAACTGGAAGGCAAAAAAGGAAAATACCGATGTAAAAAATGTTCCATTTGGAACCATTTTGATTTCCGAAAGAACCTCACGGGAGAAAGATCCGACTCACTCGTGTTATTTGATCTCAATTTTATAGGTCAAATTCCCAACCATACTCTTCAAGGACAAATTTTTGGAAGGTATACGACAAACTTTGTCTCGGAATGGTCAAATGAAGAATTAGTTTTTTTGAAAGACGAAGAGGGGAATGATGATGATGTTCGGATTTCTATTTCTGGACTTCCCGAAATTGTTCGATTAAAAAATTTTGATTATGACATCACAACAACAACTCCTTCCAAAACTCTCAGTATCATCATCAATCATAATGTAAACACTTCTCCCGTTAGACTTTCCTTAACTGTAGAAGATTATGATCATGCACTTGTGAATGGAAAATTGTATTTAGCAATTTCTGATGAGTGGAATACGTTTTTACACGGTAGTTTTACAGCTACCCATATTTATAAAATAGAGTTTGATGAATATGGTGTCGCAAATAAAGAACTTCCAGATTTTATCACAAGTTATTTATCATCAAAAATTTACGCATTGTCTGGTAATATTTTATTATTACAAAAACATTACCCATCATTAACAGAGAATGAAAAAAATGAATTATTTACACTTGTGATGTATCATTGGCCCGAAAACCAAACAACAGTTTCAGAAGTGCATTTCAAAGAAGCAAACATCCAAGCAAAATTCCAACTCACTCAGAGAAAACTGAATGAAACATTTATCTTTTTAATCTCCAATCAATTAAAACCAAATGCAAACCATTGGCACATCATTCATGATGTTGTTTGCCATTCAGAATCAGAACCAATCTTCATCCCGATTCTCAAATCAAAATTTCCCGAGGAATACCACCAAAACTTAGGAAATCAGTTAGAAACTAAAAATGAAGACAAAACCTTGGATTGGTTAGATGAAGATGATGTTTATTTATTAGATTCTTTTGTAAGAACTGTCGGATCCTTAGATTACATCATCAAAGATTCCATTCGTAATCCTCTCGGTTTTACTTTATTACAAGAAGCATTTGTACGCTCTAAATTCAAGTCTTGTATGCGTTTATTGGAAAGAGGTGCAAACCCCAATATTTTAGATGCTAACGGAGAATCTGCTATCTTCAAATTATGCCAAGACAACAAACTTCGTTTGCAAGAAAAAACTGCTTTAATGGATGAACTCATCAAACGTGGTGCGCAGGTAAACTTACAATCGGTAAATGGTATGTCACCTCTCCATTGGTGTTCTGTGTTTGGAGAACCTAGCTTGGCAAAACGACTCATCCAAGCAGGTGTTGACATTCATATTACAGATCAAATTGGAAGTACGGCACTACACGAAGCATGTAAATTTGGTAATTCTTCTGTCCTTGCTTTATTACTCGAATCGGGAGCGAAGGCAAACGGGAAAACCTTAGAGGAAAAAACGGGACGTGATTTAGCTTTTGAAAATTTAGAAATTGCAGAGTTGGAATCAGACGAAGAGAAAAAGAGCCGATACCAAAGGGTTCTTTCTCTCCTTGATGTGTATGGTGGTTAA
- a CDS encoding ABA4-like family protein has product MNPSLIFTIANSIALLSWIVLILTPNQSKVIPSLRFLISGLFLGGLYIFALSFGFGKTEGNFSSLESVRSLFANDEFLLAGWVHYLSFDLFMGTWEAEDGKSIGIHRLYLVPIHFLTFYFGPVGFVLYLLVKVIKTKRLSF; this is encoded by the coding sequence ATGAACCCATCTCTAATCTTTACGATTGCCAATTCCATTGCACTTCTATCGTGGATTGTGTTAATACTAACTCCAAATCAAAGTAAGGTGATCCCCTCTCTGCGTTTTCTGATTTCTGGGTTATTTCTGGGAGGGCTTTACATTTTTGCCCTGTCATTTGGTTTTGGAAAAACAGAAGGGAATTTTTCAAGTTTGGAATCAGTGCGTTCTTTATTTGCAAACGATGAATTTCTGTTAGCTGGATGGGTGCATTATTTGTCGTTTGATTTATTTATGGGAACCTGGGAAGCAGAAGATGGAAAATCCATTGGTATCCATCGATTGTACCTAGTTCCCATCCATTTCCTTACATTCTATTTTGGTCCAGTGGGGTTTGTATTGTATTTACTAGTAAAGGTGATTAAAACAAAACGTCTTAGTTTTTAA
- a CDS encoding DUF6272 family protein: MRKYGNLTHTAFSEKEPESIIEIHLKPLDLMRYWRRIGILSDFIGYFYGFSFLPNVPTDSMDMKNSEIVNSISTVFNELLENAAKYSYDKKADIEISLIHRGKSFEMLVRNKTNESNVSAYESSLKEIFSAKDLEKLYFQKIESNDPDSSRSGIGLIMVLKDYPVEMEVTLETEGNFTIITSRIVYFTDVSLQS; encoded by the coding sequence ATGCGAAAATATGGCAATCTAACTCACACTGCTTTTTCGGAAAAAGAACCAGAGTCCATCATTGAAATCCATTTAAAACCTTTGGATTTGATGCGTTACTGGCGACGTATTGGAATTCTCTCCGATTTTATCGGTTATTTCTATGGGTTTTCGTTTTTACCCAATGTACCAACTGATTCGATGGACATGAAAAATTCGGAGATTGTCAATTCGATCTCCACTGTGTTTAACGAACTTTTGGAAAACGCAGCTAAGTATTCGTATGATAAAAAAGCAGATATTGAAATTTCTCTAATCCATCGGGGAAAATCTTTTGAGATGTTAGTCCGAAACAAAACAAATGAATCAAATGTGTCTGCATATGAATCAAGTTTAAAAGAAATTTTCTCTGCAAAAGACTTAGAAAAATTGTACTTCCAAAAGATAGAATCCAATGACCCTGATTCCAGTCGTTCGGGAATTGGTCTCATTATGGTATTAAAAGATTATCCAGTGGAAATGGAAGTGACTTTGGAAACAGAAGGTAATTTCACTATCATCACAAGCAGAATTGTTTACTTTACAGACGTGTCCCTTCAATCATAA
- a CDS encoding TIGR00730 family Rossman fold protein — translation MALLQNIAIYCGSSSGLDPSYHKEAFHLGEILAQHKMGIVYGGASVGLMGAVANGCLENHGKVIGVIPTFLKQKEIEHMGLSELIQVESMHERKRIMFERSDAFLVLPGGFGTMEEFFEVVTWSQLGLHNKPIVLLNWNGFYDSLVQMFHTMVVSGFLKKENMDLVIVLRETKDLLTQLQNYSPSKTEKWLSEDTI, via the coding sequence ATGGCTCTCTTACAAAACATCGCAATTTACTGTGGATCCTCTTCTGGACTTGACCCTTCCTATCACAAGGAAGCTTTTCATTTAGGTGAAATTCTTGCACAACATAAAATGGGAATTGTGTATGGTGGTGCGAGTGTGGGACTTATGGGAGCTGTGGCAAACGGTTGTTTGGAGAACCATGGTAAAGTCATTGGTGTGATCCCAACGTTTCTGAAACAAAAGGAAATCGAACATATGGGTTTATCAGAACTCATCCAAGTGGAATCGATGCACGAAAGGAAACGAATCATGTTTGAACGTTCGGATGCCTTTCTTGTGTTACCCGGTGGTTTTGGAACCATGGAAGAGTTTTTTGAAGTCGTCACTTGGTCCCAACTGGGACTTCACAACAAACCCATTGTATTATTGAATTGGAATGGTTTTTATGACTCACTCGTCCAAATGTTCCATACGATGGTTGTCTCTGGCTTTTTAAAAAAGGAAAATATGGATCTCGTGATTGTCCTAAGGGAAACCAAGGACTTACTCACTCAATTACAAAACTATTCTCCGTCTAAAACAGAGAAATGGTTGTCGGAAGATACCATTTAA